One window of the Terriglobales bacterium genome contains the following:
- a CDS encoding isoprenylcysteine carboxylmethyltransferase family protein, translating to MVYLKLLLFTVLVPGTVAVYVPWRLASGRPADFDLGPLRYLGLLLMAVGAAFYFRCAFDFAGKGKGTPAPIDAPKFLVTSNLYQMVRNPMYVGVITLVVGEGVMYQSFPVLRYAALVWLAFHLFVLLYEEPTLRDKFGADYEEYCRRVPRWIPKLRRR from the coding sequence GTGGTCTACCTGAAGCTGCTGCTCTTCACCGTTCTGGTTCCCGGCACCGTCGCGGTGTACGTTCCCTGGCGGCTGGCAAGCGGACGGCCGGCGGATTTCGATCTCGGCCCGCTGCGTTATCTCGGCTTGCTGCTCATGGCAGTCGGCGCCGCGTTCTACTTCCGCTGCGCTTTCGACTTCGCCGGTAAAGGCAAGGGCACGCCCGCGCCCATAGACGCCCCCAAGTTCCTGGTCACCAGCAACCTCTACCAGATGGTGCGCAACCCCATGTACGTGGGTGTGATCACGTTGGTGGTCGGCGAGGGAGTGATGTACCAGTCTTTCCCTGTCCTGCGCTACGCCGCCCTGGTCTGGCTGGCGTTTCATTTGTTTGTCCTGCTCTACGAAGAGCCCACGCTGCGTGATAAGTTCGGCGCCGACTACGAAGAATATTGCCGGCGCGTCCCGCGCTGGATCCCGAAACTTCGCCGCAGATGA
- a CDS encoding leucyl aminopeptidase, protein MNTTLSFSNPAAVEAEILVAVVLDQGEKDKPAPAVQAEPAIQAAAADVIASGECTGKPLETVLVHKPQGLKAKRLLLVGLGKAKDFSHADLRKAAGAAVRFAKPRVIRKLAFVPPEASSTAVRALAEGAIVGDFDPDTYKSDRKDQRVEDFTVIAPVASDRPALEAAMAQGRIIGESQNFTRELVNEPGNRMTPTMLAARARRMVEDVASPHFTCEVFSTEKIKELQMGAFWSVAQGSDEPPALIVLRYTPPASPEKPVLGLVGKGITFDSGGISIKPSDGMEKMKYDMAGGAAMLGAMRAIAQLKPNVRVIAIVCATENMPSGKAQKPGDVQIAMSGKSIEIINTDAEGRLVLADGLTYARRLGCTHLVDAATLTGACVVALGYINAGIFASDDDIYARFHQATERAGEKMWRLPLDEEYRESIKSGIADIVNSGGRWGGAVTAAMFLKEFAEDTPWVHLDIAGVAWLEEQKPWMAKGPSGVAVRSLVEFVKGFETKH, encoded by the coding sequence CGAAAAAGACAAGCCCGCGCCTGCCGTCCAGGCCGAACCCGCCATTCAAGCCGCTGCCGCCGATGTCATCGCCAGCGGCGAATGCACCGGCAAGCCGCTGGAGACCGTGCTTGTCCACAAACCCCAGGGCCTGAAGGCCAAACGCCTGCTTCTGGTTGGACTCGGCAAGGCCAAGGACTTCTCACACGCCGATTTGCGCAAGGCCGCGGGCGCCGCCGTGCGCTTCGCCAAGCCGCGCGTCATCCGCAAGCTGGCCTTCGTCCCGCCGGAAGCTTCCTCCACCGCCGTGCGTGCGCTGGCGGAAGGGGCGATCGTCGGTGACTTCGATCCCGACACCTACAAGAGCGACCGCAAGGACCAGCGCGTCGAGGACTTCACCGTCATCGCGCCCGTCGCCTCCGACCGCCCCGCTCTCGAGGCCGCGATGGCCCAGGGACGCATTATCGGCGAGTCGCAGAACTTCACCCGCGAACTGGTCAACGAGCCCGGCAACCGCATGACGCCCACCATGCTCGCCGCCCGCGCCCGCAGGATGGTGGAGGACGTCGCTTCCCCGCACTTCACCTGCGAGGTCTTCAGCACCGAGAAGATCAAGGAACTGCAGATGGGCGCCTTCTGGAGCGTCGCCCAGGGCTCCGACGAGCCACCCGCGCTCATCGTCCTGCGCTACACGCCCCCCGCTTCGCCGGAAAAGCCCGTGCTCGGCCTGGTCGGCAAGGGCATTACCTTCGATTCCGGCGGCATCTCCATCAAGCCCTCCGACGGCATGGAGAAGATGAAATATGACATGGCCGGAGGCGCGGCCATGCTGGGCGCCATGCGCGCCATCGCGCAGCTCAAGCCCAACGTGCGCGTCATCGCCATCGTCTGCGCAACGGAAAACATGCCCTCGGGCAAGGCCCAGAAGCCCGGCGACGTGCAGATCGCCATGTCCGGCAAGTCCATCGAGATCATCAATACCGACGCCGAAGGCCGCCTGGTCCTCGCCGATGGCCTTACCTACGCGCGGCGTCTCGGCTGCACCCACCTGGTGGATGCGGCCACGCTCACCGGCGCCTGCGTCGTGGCCTTGGGCTACATCAACGCCGGGATTTTCGCCAGCGACGACGACATCTACGCCCGCTTCCATCAGGCTACGGAGCGCGCCGGCGAGAAGATGTGGCGGCTGCCGCTCGACGAGGAGTACCGCGAATCCATCAAGAGCGGTATCGCCGACATCGTCAACAGCGGCGGCCGCTGGGGCGGCGCTGTCACCGCCGCCATGTTCCTGAAGGAGTTCGCCGAGGATACGCCCTGGGTCCACCTTGATATCGCCGGCGTCGCCTGGCTGGAAGAGCAGAAGCCCTGGATGGCCAAGGGACCTTCAGGAGTCGCCGTGCGCAGCCTGGTGGAGTTCGTGAAGGGCTTTGAGACCAAGCACTAG